The following coding sequences lie in one Nitrospirota bacterium genomic window:
- a CDS encoding septal ring lytic transglycosylase RlpA family protein → MGANVTFPGPHAQGYVGVAVAARLLAILFVTVLLAACGGRAVTPTPGERFSAVASWYGEPFHGRLTASGERYDMHGFTAAHRSLPFGTRLRVTNPETGQSGVVTVTDRGPFIRGRHLDLSYGAAQEIGLVSAGVGRVKVEVLDRDTRYQKRVTEGPTLVGSNGSFAIQFGAFQDFDNAARLKRALELEARGVTITQATVDGIVYYRVRLGPFASRDGAISRARAFAEEGYETAIVSR, encoded by the coding sequence GTGGGAGCGAACGTAACGTTTCCCGGTCCCCACGCGCAGGGGTACGTCGGCGTCGCGGTGGCGGCGCGTCTTCTAGCCATTCTCTTCGTCACAGTCCTCTTGGCCGCCTGCGGCGGCCGGGCAGTCACGCCGACGCCGGGTGAACGATTCAGCGCCGTCGCGTCCTGGTACGGAGAACCTTTTCACGGGCGCCTCACTGCGTCGGGAGAACGCTACGACATGCACGGTTTCACGGCCGCACACCGCTCATTGCCGTTCGGTACGCGTTTGAGAGTCACCAATCCCGAAACAGGGCAGTCCGGCGTCGTCACCGTCACCGACCGCGGCCCGTTTATCCGCGGCCGGCACCTGGATCTGTCCTATGGCGCGGCACAAGAGATCGGGCTGGTAAGCGCGGGGGTAGGCCGCGTGAAGGTCGAGGTGTTGGATCGCGACACGCGCTACCAAAAGCGGGTTACAGAAGGGCCGACATTGGTCGGGTCGAACGGCTCGTTCGCCATCCAGTTCGGGGCTTTTCAGGACTTCGACAACGCCGCTCGGCTCAAACGGGCACTTGAATTGGAGGCGCGCGGCGTGACCATCACGCAGGCGACCGTGGATGGTATTGTCTATTACCGCGTCCGCCTCGGGCCATTCGCGTCGCGCGACGGCGCGATCTCCCGTGCGCGTGCGTTCGCCGAGGAAGGGTACGAAACGGCCATCGTGTCGCGGTGA